One window of Chryseobacterium culicis genomic DNA carries:
- a CDS encoding vWA domain-containing protein — protein MTTLKILALAAGTAFLSSGNIPDNRSIQSKVNRDLPMQKVTVIPANSTLKDNKIQVALLLDTSNSMDGLIDQAKSRLWNIVNTLTTLKYNGKAPQIEIALYEYGNDGIRDENYIRQVAPLTQDLDLISEKLFALRTNGGSEYCGAVIRDASANLNWDSNDKSMKLIYIAGNEAFNQGKINYKDVVSKAKDKNIYTNTIFCGSREEGIQTFWQNGASLGGGKYFNIDSDRKVIYIETPYDIKISECNAKLNDTYIYYGNHGSEYRLKQITQDKNAESQSASNLVERAVAKSKKNAYKNDHWDLVDKAEKDAGFIAHVKESELPAELKGKSKEEIQKTITAKSAARDKIQKEIEELSKKRQTYIDGEMKKRGAVDSDDLGKAIESSIVELAKKNGYSL, from the coding sequence CTATACAAAGTAAGGTTAACCGTGATTTACCGATGCAAAAAGTTACAGTGATTCCGGCTAACTCAACCTTAAAGGATAATAAAATTCAGGTCGCTCTTTTACTGGACACTTCCAATAGTATGGACGGGCTGATTGATCAGGCAAAATCCAGATTGTGGAATATTGTGAATACTTTGACCACTTTAAAATATAACGGAAAAGCGCCCCAGATTGAAATTGCCCTGTACGAATACGGAAATGACGGAATCCGTGATGAAAATTATATCCGCCAGGTTGCTCCTCTTACTCAGGATCTGGATCTTATTTCCGAAAAACTATTCGCCTTAAGAACCAATGGCGGCAGTGAATATTGTGGAGCTGTTATTCGTGATGCCTCTGCCAACCTGAACTGGGACAGTAATGATAAAAGTATGAAACTGATTTATATTGCAGGGAATGAAGCATTCAATCAGGGAAAAATAAATTATAAAGATGTTGTTTCAAAAGCGAAGGATAAAAATATTTATACCAACACCATTTTCTGTGGAAGCCGGGAGGAAGGAATTCAGACGTTCTGGCAAAACGGAGCATCTTTAGGAGGTGGAAAATATTTCAATATCGACAGTGACAGAAAAGTAATCTATATTGAAACACCTTACGACATCAAAATTTCCGAATGCAATGCAAAGCTCAATGATACCTATATCTATTATGGAAACCATGGTTCGGAATACAGGCTTAAGCAGATCACCCAGGACAAAAACGCAGAATCACAGTCAGCATCCAACTTGGTGGAAAGGGCTGTTGCTAAATCTAAAAAGAATGCTTACAAAAATGACCATTGGGATCTGGTGGATAAAGCTGAAAAGGATGCCGGATTTATTGCCCATGTAAAAGAAAGTGAACTTCCTGCTGAGCTGAAGGGAAAAAGCAAAGAAGAAATTCAAAAAACGATTACGGCAAAGTCTGCCGCCCGCGATAAAATCCAGAAAGAAATAGAGGAACTTTCCAAAAAGCGCCAGACCTATATTGACGGTGAGATGAAAAAAAGAGGAGCAGTTGATTCCGATGATTTGGGAAAAGCCATTGAAAGTTCTATTGTTGAACTGGCTAAAAAGAATGGGTATAGTTTGTAG